The Trueperaceae bacterium genome has a window encoding:
- a CDS encoding thiamine pyrophosphate-dependent dehydrogenase E1 component subunit alpha: MILQGQAFEPFTSEPIRLIGDGGEWLGPFELDLEPARLRGFYLDMLMGRLVDERMSRLQRQGRTSFVAPSAGHEAAQVGLAHALRRGHDWLYPYYRDVSLVLALGVPLVEFVGQVLGTRADPAKARQMPFHPGSGELNVFTVASPIASHVPPAVGTALAMKLSGRSEVVLCSFGDGATSEGDWHAGVNLAGAQGAPIVFACENNGYAISVDLKKQTGSDSIAVKAHAYGMPGYLVDGMDVLASYFVAREAVERAREGVGPALVELVVYRYGGHSSADDDSRYRPRQEVEAWRKRDPLARFRRFLERRGLWDDADEEQARAEAEAQLEAAIAEAEEAGPPPVGWMFEDVYAEVPERLEKQRRELEA; the protein is encoded by the coding sequence ATGATCCTTCAAGGCCAAGCCTTCGAGCCCTTCACCAGCGAACCGATCAGGCTGATCGGCGACGGCGGCGAGTGGCTGGGCCCGTTCGAGCTAGACCTCGAGCCCGCGCGGCTACGCGGGTTCTACCTCGACATGCTCATGGGGCGGCTCGTCGACGAACGGATGAGCCGCCTCCAACGTCAGGGCAGGACGAGCTTCGTGGCGCCCAGCGCCGGACACGAGGCCGCCCAGGTCGGCCTGGCGCACGCGCTGCGCCGCGGGCACGACTGGCTCTACCCGTACTACCGCGACGTGTCGCTGGTGCTCGCCCTCGGCGTGCCGCTTGTCGAGTTCGTCGGCCAGGTGCTCGGCACGCGGGCCGACCCGGCCAAGGCCCGTCAGATGCCCTTCCACCCGGGCTCCGGCGAGCTGAACGTCTTCACCGTCGCCTCGCCCATCGCCTCGCACGTGCCGCCGGCCGTGGGCACGGCGCTGGCCATGAAGCTCTCGGGCCGCTCCGAGGTCGTGCTGTGCAGCTTCGGCGACGGCGCCACGAGCGAGGGCGACTGGCACGCCGGCGTGAACCTCGCCGGCGCGCAGGGGGCGCCGATCGTCTTCGCCTGCGAGAACAACGGCTACGCCATCAGCGTCGACCTCAAGAAGCAGACGGGGTCCGACAGCATCGCCGTCAAGGCTCACGCCTACGGCATGCCCGGCTACCTGGTCGACGGCATGGACGTGCTGGCGTCCTACTTCGTGGCCCGCGAGGCCGTGGAGCGCGCCCGCGAGGGCGTGGGCCCGGCGCTCGTCGAGCTCGTCGTCTACCGCTACGGCGGCCACTCCTCGGCCGACGACGACTCCCGCTACCGTCCGCGCCAGGAGGTGGAGGCGTGGAGGAAGCGCGACCCGCTGGCCCGCTTCCGCCGCTTCCTCGAGCGTCGCGGCCTGTGGGACGACGCCGACGAGGAGCAGGCCCGCGCCGAGGCGGAGGCGCAGCTCGAGGCCGCCATCGCCGAGGCCGAGGAGGCGGGACCCCCGCCCGTCGGTTGGATGTTCGAGGACGTCTACGCCGAGGTGCCTGAGCGCCTCGAGAAGCAGCGCCGGGAGCTCGAGGCGTGA
- a CDS encoding DUF4143 domain-containing protein — translation MSPPTANSYRDILIGTFLARSLEPHRADLGKRLVKAPKVYLRDSGLLHALLDIADIDELQGHPIVGASWEGFLIEQLLNMTTPRDATFYRTAAGAELDLVVEGRRRERVGYEMKYSLSPTVTKGFWNALSDLMSRTAYVVYPGEESWPLSDSVEVLPAVRLGSGS, via the coding sequence GTGAGCCCGCCCACGGCGAACTCCTACAGGGACATCCTCATCGGCACCTTCTTGGCGAGATCGCTCGAACCGCACCGAGCCGACCTCGGCAAGCGCCTCGTGAAGGCTCCCAAGGTGTACCTGCGAGACTCCGGGCTCCTGCACGCGCTCCTCGACATCGCGGACATCGACGAGCTCCAGGGGCATCCGATCGTCGGGGCGTCATGGGAGGGCTTCCTCATCGAACAGCTCCTGAACATGACGACACCCCGGGACGCCACGTTCTACAGGACCGCGGCCGGCGCGGAACTGGACCTGGTGGTCGAAGGGAGGCGTAGGGAACGGGTGGGCTACGAGATGAAGTACTCCCTGTCCCCCACGGTGACGAAGGGGTTCTGGAACGCGCTTTCCGACCTGATGTCGCGAACGGCCTACGTGGTGTACCCGGGGGAGGAGTCGTGGCCGCTCAGCGACTCCGTCGAGGTGCTGCCGGCCGTGCGGCTCGGCTCGGGGAGCTAG
- a CDS encoding citrate/2-methylcitrate synthase: MEQTIYRGLEGVNIDVSSICSIDGAKGELIYRGYDIRELADKASFEEVVHLLWEGELPTRAQLDAFRAELRTAFELPRAVVDQLVALPRDVDPMHALTSAVALLGALDPQADDVGLDNVKRIGRLLLAQFPTVVAGIQRVRQGLEPVAPHPGLGIAGNFLYMITGEEPTEAATNVMDVALVLHAEHGSNASTFVARAAASTLTDVYSAVTAATAALKGPLHGGANEAVMEALEKIGSVENVEGYVLDVLSRPGGRVMGFGHRVYRVLDPRAQVLKEVSRKLAEESGDSKWFEMSLEMERVMEREMARRGKQVRPNVDFFSASVYRMLGFPAAMYTPIFAVARIAGWMAHLYEQYADNKLMRPRLVYEGPRDKRFVPIEQRG; the protein is encoded by the coding sequence ATGGAACAGACGATCTACCGCGGGCTCGAAGGCGTCAACATCGACGTCAGCTCGATCTGCTCGATCGACGGCGCCAAGGGCGAGCTGATCTACCGCGGCTACGACATCAGGGAGCTCGCCGACAAGGCGAGCTTCGAGGAGGTCGTCCACCTGCTATGGGAGGGCGAGCTCCCCACCAGGGCCCAGCTGGACGCCTTCAGGGCCGAGCTGAGGACGGCGTTCGAGCTCCCCAGGGCCGTCGTGGACCAGCTCGTCGCCCTGCCGCGGGACGTCGACCCGATGCACGCCCTCACCTCCGCCGTCGCGCTCCTCGGCGCGCTCGACCCGCAGGCCGACGACGTGGGCCTGGACAACGTCAAGCGCATCGGCAGGCTGCTGCTGGCGCAGTTCCCCACCGTGGTGGCGGGCATACAGCGCGTGCGGCAGGGCCTCGAGCCGGTGGCGCCGCACCCGGGCCTCGGCATCGCCGGCAACTTCCTCTACATGATCACCGGCGAGGAGCCCACCGAGGCCGCCACGAACGTGATGGACGTGGCCCTCGTGCTCCACGCCGAGCACGGCTCGAACGCCAGCACGTTCGTCGCCCGCGCCGCCGCCAGCACCCTCACCGACGTCTACAGCGCCGTCACGGCGGCCACGGCGGCCCTCAAGGGCCCGCTGCACGGCGGCGCGAACGAGGCCGTCATGGAGGCCCTCGAGAAGATCGGCTCCGTCGAGAACGTCGAGGGCTACGTCCTCGACGTCCTGTCGCGGCCGGGCGGGCGCGTGATGGGCTTCGGCCACCGCGTCTACCGCGTGCTCGACCCGCGCGCCCAGGTCCTCAAGGAGGTCAGCCGCAAGCTGGCCGAGGAGTCGGGCGACAGCAAGTGGTTCGAGATGAGCCTCGAGATGGAGCGCGTCATGGAGCGCGAGATGGCGCGGCGCGGCAAGCAGGTGCGGCCGAACGTCGACTTCTTCAGCGCCTCGGTCTACCGCATGCTCGGCTTCCCCGCGGCCATGTACACGCCCATCTTCGCCGTGGCGCGCATCGCCGGCTGGATGGCGCACCTCTACGAGCAGTACGCCGACAACAAGCTGATGCGCCCGCGCCTCGTCTACGAGGGACCGCGCGACAAGAGGTTCGTGCCCATAGAGCAGCGGGGCTGA
- a CDS encoding GNAT family N-acetyltransferase has translation MRPAWGRVTLRPLEEFTEQDWRRLQSHFRDPEISYLNGTPPNRMPLWLLKRLLKADAQRHDRATFGIFDERDEFIGTTELYDVNGGSATLGIIIGEKTHWSRGYGPEAMRALLTYAFSHLGLELVRLETFGDNERAQAAFRKVGFQEVRRRVGPSGRVDVFMELTRSAWRELQAGARPAAPAG, from the coding sequence ATGAGGCCCGCTTGGGGCAGGGTCACGCTCCGGCCGCTCGAGGAGTTCACCGAGCAGGACTGGCGACGGCTGCAGAGCCACTTCCGCGACCCGGAGATCTCCTACCTCAACGGGACGCCGCCCAACCGCATGCCGCTGTGGCTGCTCAAGCGCCTGCTGAAGGCCGACGCGCAGCGCCACGACAGGGCGACCTTCGGCATCTTCGACGAGCGGGACGAGTTCATAGGCACCACCGAGCTCTACGACGTTAACGGCGGCTCGGCCACGCTGGGCATCATCATCGGCGAGAAGACCCACTGGTCGCGCGGCTACGGACCCGAGGCGATGCGCGCGCTGCTGACCTACGCCTTCTCGCACCTCGGGCTCGAGCTCGTGCGCCTCGAGACGTTCGGCGACAACGAGCGGGCCCAGGCCGCCTTCAGGAAGGTCGGGTTCCAGGAGGTGCGTCGCCGGGTGGGCCCGAGCGGCCGCGTCGACGTCTTCATGGAACTGACCCGCTCGGCCTGGCGCGAGCTGCAGGCGGGCGCGCGCCCGGCGGCGCCCGCGGGCTAG
- a CDS encoding alpha-ketoacid dehydrogenase subunit beta, with protein sequence MSLQTMAQAIAKTLDSEMARDERVVVIGEDVGKRGGVFLATDKLFEKYGPDRVIDSPLSEAAIIGAALGMAVYGIRPVAEIQFADYVFPGFDQLVSQVAKIRYRSGGTFTAPMVVRMPSGGGVRGGHHHSQNPDAHFVHTAGLKVVYPSTPADSAGLLRAAIRDDDPVVVMEPKRLYRAVKEEVPEGEHLVPIGASAVRREGDDVVLVSYGGSMAETLKAADALDEQGIGAHVIDLRSLQPWDENAVLEAAARVGRVVLVSESPRTAGFMSEVSATIVEEVMDSLLAPPLRVTGFDTPYPYAQDREYLPSPNRILRAVERVLTY encoded by the coding sequence ATGAGCCTGCAGACGATGGCCCAGGCCATCGCCAAGACGCTCGACAGCGAGATGGCGCGCGACGAGCGCGTCGTCGTCATCGGCGAGGACGTCGGCAAGCGCGGCGGCGTGTTCCTCGCCACCGACAAGCTGTTCGAGAAGTACGGCCCCGACAGGGTCATCGACTCGCCGCTCTCGGAGGCCGCCATCATCGGCGCCGCGCTCGGCATGGCCGTCTACGGCATCAGGCCGGTGGCCGAGATCCAGTTCGCCGACTACGTGTTCCCCGGCTTCGACCAGCTGGTGTCGCAGGTGGCGAAGATCCGCTACCGCTCCGGCGGCACCTTCACGGCCCCCATGGTCGTGCGCATGCCGTCCGGCGGCGGGGTCCGCGGCGGTCACCACCACTCCCAGAACCCCGACGCGCACTTCGTGCACACGGCCGGGCTGAAGGTCGTCTACCCGTCGACGCCGGCGGACTCGGCGGGGCTGCTGCGCGCCGCGATCCGCGACGACGACCCGGTCGTCGTCATGGAGCCCAAGCGCCTCTACCGCGCCGTGAAGGAGGAGGTCCCCGAGGGCGAGCACCTGGTGCCGATCGGCGCCTCCGCCGTGCGGCGCGAGGGCGACGACGTCGTGCTCGTCAGCTACGGCGGCAGCATGGCCGAGACGCTCAAGGCCGCCGACGCCCTCGACGAGCAGGGCATCGGCGCCCACGTCATCGACCTGCGCTCGCTGCAGCCGTGGGACGAGAACGCCGTGCTCGAGGCCGCAGCGCGCGTGGGCCGCGTGGTCCTGGTGAGCGAGTCGCCGCGCACGGCCGGCTTCATGAGCGAGGTCTCCGCGACGATCGTCGAGGAGGTCATGGACAGCCTCCTCGCGCCGCCGCTGCGGGTGACGGGCTTCGACACGCCCTACCCCTACGCCCAGGACCGCGAGTACCTGCCCAGCCCCAACCGCATCCTGCGCGCCGTCGAGCGGGTGCTCACCTACTGA
- a CDS encoding MoxR family ATPase, protein MTTGPVPGSASEAFREKFRRILSGISQVILGQDAVVEELLVAALARGHALVEGVPGLGKTRLVRAFAEATDLTFARIQFTPDLMPADVTGTTVFVEGRQGFEFQPGPVFTNVLLADEINRATPKSQSALLEAMQERAVTVAGTRHALPDPFMVLATQNPLEMEGTYPLPEAQLDRFMFKILVKRPDEATLRRILVVTTGSDEGSVERVFEREELLTLQRMLRAVPIADAALDYIVRLVEATHQHPYVRLGASPRGAQAITLAAKGFALAAGRPNVELEDIRRAVLPSLRHRLMLTFEAEVEGADTDAVLQEVLSGLEKKR, encoded by the coding sequence ATGACGACTGGACCGGTCCCCGGCAGCGCGAGCGAGGCCTTCCGCGAGAAGTTCCGCCGCATCCTCTCCGGCATCTCCCAGGTGATCCTCGGCCAGGACGCGGTCGTGGAGGAGCTGCTGGTCGCCGCCCTGGCGCGCGGCCACGCCCTCGTCGAGGGCGTGCCCGGCCTGGGCAAGACGCGCCTGGTGAGGGCGTTCGCCGAGGCGACGGACCTCACGTTCGCGCGCATACAGTTCACGCCCGACCTCATGCCGGCCGACGTCACGGGCACGACCGTGTTCGTCGAGGGCCGCCAGGGCTTCGAGTTCCAGCCGGGGCCCGTCTTCACGAACGTGCTCCTCGCCGACGAGATCAACCGCGCCACGCCGAAGTCGCAGTCGGCGCTGCTCGAGGCGATGCAGGAGCGCGCCGTCACCGTGGCGGGCACGCGTCACGCCCTCCCCGACCCCTTCATGGTCCTGGCCACGCAGAACCCGCTCGAGATGGAGGGCACCTACCCGCTGCCCGAGGCGCAGCTCGACAGGTTCATGTTCAAGATCCTCGTCAAGCGCCCCGACGAGGCCACGCTGCGCCGCATCCTCGTGGTCACGACGGGCTCGGACGAGGGGTCCGTGGAGCGGGTCTTCGAGCGCGAGGAGCTGCTCACGCTGCAGCGCATGCTGCGCGCCGTGCCCATCGCCGACGCCGCCCTCGACTACATCGTGCGGCTCGTCGAGGCCACGCACCAGCACCCCTACGTCCGCCTGGGGGCCAGCCCCCGCGGCGCCCAGGCGATCACGCTGGCGGCCAAGGGCTTCGCCCTGGCGGCGGGCCGACCGAACGTCGAGCTCGAGGACATCAGGCGGGCCGTCCTGCCGTCGCTGCGGCACCGGCTCATGCTCACCTTCGAGGCCGAGGTCGAGGGCGCCGACACCGACGCCGTGCTCCAGGAGGTCCTGAGCGGCCTCGAGAAGAAGCGCTGA
- a CDS encoding MarR family transcriptional regulator has translation MRDRRVEQPIGRYLWDVVTAMSREFDAELARAGGSRALWFVLIALCDHPGASQREIAERVGVQDATLTHHLNAMEEAGLIRRYRPPEDRRVQRIELTAEGMALFRRLSETAAAFDRRLRRGVPDEEIARLRETLARLLANATGGGDDDG, from the coding sequence GTGCGGGACAGGCGGGTAGAGCAGCCCATCGGGCGCTACCTCTGGGACGTGGTCACGGCCATGTCGAGGGAGTTCGATGCCGAGCTCGCGCGCGCGGGAGGCTCGCGGGCGCTGTGGTTCGTCCTCATCGCCCTGTGCGACCACCCGGGGGCGAGCCAGCGCGAGATCGCCGAGCGGGTGGGCGTGCAGGACGCCACGCTCACGCACCACCTGAACGCGATGGAGGAGGCCGGGCTCATCCGCCGCTACCGACCGCCGGAGGACAGGCGCGTGCAGCGCATCGAGCTGACGGCGGAGGGCATGGCCCTGTTCCGCCGCCTGTCCGAGACGGCCGCGGCCTTCGACAGGCGCCTGCGGCGGGGCGTGCCGGACGAGGAGATCGCTCGCCTGAGGGAGACGCTGGCGCGGCTCCTGGCGAACGCGACCGGCGGCGGCGACGACGACGGCTAG
- a CDS encoding dihydrolipoamide acetyltransferase family protein yields MPRELLLPELAESVVEGEIVKWLVPEGGSVAKDQPIVEVMTDKVTVELPSPYAGVVAKHLAGEGDVVKVHQAIALIEEEGAAAGAAAPPAAAPGHGDEERSIVEGGAGVADDRGDELSLFKPGDARGEEPLHRVSFQRRLDGVASVAEPAAPPPRAVAPPPPARGAGPVKGPYGRVLAVPAARKLARELGVDIEQVVGSGPNGRVRVEDVRAHAEAAGAAASPPARPAAAHASPADLAALEERVPVRGLRRLISQQMVASHLQTVRTLHVDEADVSALVAMRERLKPVAERRGVRLSYLPFVMKAVVAALKEYPALNSSLDEAKGEIVVKRYYDIGMAVAVDDGLVVPVVKDVAGRSLIEVAAEVQRLAEAARAGRLAPDDVKGGTFSITNIGSLGGLFSFPIINVPEVAILGLHTIKKRPVVLPDDTIAARSMVYLSLSFDHRVLDGAVAASFTSRLIELLQTPEELMLDL; encoded by the coding sequence GTGCCGCGTGAGCTGCTGCTGCCCGAGCTGGCCGAGTCGGTGGTGGAGGGCGAGATCGTCAAGTGGCTGGTGCCGGAGGGCGGCAGCGTCGCCAAGGACCAGCCGATCGTCGAGGTCATGACCGACAAGGTCACTGTCGAGCTCCCCAGCCCCTACGCCGGCGTGGTCGCGAAGCACCTGGCCGGCGAGGGCGACGTCGTGAAGGTCCACCAGGCGATCGCGCTCATCGAGGAGGAGGGCGCCGCCGCAGGAGCGGCCGCTCCCCCCGCCGCGGCGCCGGGCCACGGCGACGAGGAGCGCTCGATCGTCGAGGGCGGCGCGGGGGTCGCCGACGACCGCGGCGACGAGCTGAGCCTGTTCAAGCCCGGCGACGCCCGCGGCGAGGAGCCGCTGCACCGGGTCTCGTTCCAGCGGCGTCTCGACGGCGTCGCGTCGGTGGCCGAGCCCGCGGCCCCGCCGCCCCGGGCCGTCGCGCCCCCGCCGCCCGCGCGGGGCGCCGGACCGGTGAAGGGCCCCTACGGCCGCGTGCTGGCCGTGCCGGCGGCCCGGAAGCTCGCGCGCGAGCTCGGCGTCGACATCGAGCAGGTGGTCGGCAGCGGCCCGAACGGCCGCGTGCGCGTCGAGGACGTCCGCGCCCACGCCGAGGCCGCCGGCGCCGCGGCGTCGCCTCCCGCCCGTCCCGCCGCGGCCCACGCCTCGCCGGCGGACCTCGCCGCCCTCGAGGAGCGGGTGCCGGTGCGGGGCCTGCGGCGCCTGATCTCGCAGCAGATGGTCGCCTCGCACCTGCAGACGGTGCGCACGCTGCACGTGGACGAGGCCGACGTGAGCGCGCTCGTCGCCATGCGCGAGCGCCTCAAGCCCGTCGCCGAGCGTCGCGGCGTGAGGCTCTCCTACCTGCCGTTCGTCATGAAGGCCGTCGTGGCCGCGCTGAAGGAGTACCCGGCGCTCAACTCGAGCCTCGACGAGGCCAAGGGGGAGATCGTCGTCAAGCGCTACTACGACATCGGCATGGCGGTGGCCGTCGACGACGGGCTGGTCGTGCCGGTGGTCAAGGACGTGGCGGGGCGCAGCCTCATCGAGGTCGCCGCCGAGGTCCAGCGCCTGGCCGAGGCCGCCCGCGCCGGCAGGCTCGCCCCCGACGACGTGAAGGGCGGGACGTTCTCGATCACGAACATCGGCAGCCTGGGCGGCCTGTTCTCGTTCCCCATCATCAACGTGCCCGAGGTGGCGATCCTCGGTCTGCACACGATCAAGAAGCGGCCGGTGGTGCTGCCCGACGACACGATCGCCGCGCGCTCGATGGTCTACCTCAGCCTCTCGTTCGACCACCGCGTGCTCGACGGCGCCGTGGCGGCGTCGTTCACCAGCCGCCTCATCGAGCTGCTCCAGACGCCCGAGGAGCTGATGCTCGACCTCTAG
- the uvrC gene encoding excinuclease ABC subunit UvrC gives MKRTDLPVLPQQPGCYLYLDRDGRVIYVGKAKNLRSRVRSYFGKHAGQKARLLTRDAKALEFIVTADEVEALILEANLIKRHKPHFNVLLKDDKSYPFLKLTNERYPTLVFTRRVIKDGGTYFGPYPSAGSVRRVMDLVYSVFKLRKNSGVPMQPRKRPCLRYHMGRCFAPCAYPVDDEEYQRVVSQVKAFLEGRVGEVIAQMEEGMRSAAARQDFELAATYRDRLDAVKRVTGYDSSVVHSESDDLDFLGLAKAGDFAMVQLFQMRGGRVVGRDKRFLQNAEGATDDEVLEAFMADYYGRAMQVPPLVLVPPSDLDLGVWADFLSARAGRRVEVRVPRRGDKVELMEMAQRNAATGLEAEIALLERRGEAPGVSELQKLLALESPPWRIEGFDISNLMGEHTVASIVTFEGGRAKRSDYRRLRIRNPQRSDDYYAMHQAVKRRFTGSLADKMPTPDLLLIDGGKGQMSAARRALQEAGLQVPLVGLAKKQETLILEDGEELLVPLAHPALRLLINVRDEAHRVAVGYNRQRRGRALTRSVLDDVPGIGPKRRDALLAHFSSVDELRSADVGTLAAIPGVGQAAAKAVKDYFASEESRQRA, from the coding sequence ATGAAGCGCACCGACCTGCCGGTGCTACCCCAGCAGCCCGGCTGCTACCTCTACCTCGACCGCGATGGCCGCGTCATCTACGTCGGCAAGGCCAAGAACCTGCGCAGCCGCGTGCGCAGCTACTTCGGCAAGCACGCCGGCCAGAAGGCGCGGCTGCTGACGCGCGACGCCAAGGCGCTCGAGTTCATCGTCACGGCCGACGAGGTCGAGGCCCTGATCCTCGAGGCGAACCTCATCAAGCGGCACAAGCCGCACTTCAACGTCCTCCTCAAGGACGACAAGTCCTACCCGTTCCTCAAGCTCACGAACGAGCGCTACCCGACCCTCGTGTTCACCCGCCGGGTGATCAAGGACGGCGGCACCTACTTCGGCCCCTACCCCAGCGCCGGCTCGGTCAGGCGCGTGATGGACCTCGTCTACAGCGTGTTCAAGCTGCGCAAGAACTCCGGCGTGCCCATGCAGCCCCGCAAGCGGCCCTGCCTGCGCTACCACATGGGCCGCTGCTTCGCGCCCTGCGCCTACCCCGTCGACGACGAGGAGTACCAGCGGGTCGTGTCGCAGGTGAAGGCGTTCCTCGAGGGCAGGGTGGGCGAGGTCATAGCCCAGATGGAGGAGGGCATGAGGTCCGCCGCCGCACGGCAGGACTTCGAGCTCGCCGCCACCTACCGCGACAGGCTCGACGCCGTGAAGCGCGTGACGGGCTACGACTCGAGCGTCGTGCACAGCGAGTCCGACGACCTCGACTTCCTCGGCCTCGCCAAGGCCGGCGACTTCGCGATGGTGCAGCTCTTCCAGATGCGGGGCGGAAGGGTCGTGGGGCGCGACAAGCGCTTCCTCCAGAACGCCGAGGGCGCGACCGACGACGAGGTCCTCGAGGCGTTCATGGCCGACTACTACGGCCGCGCCATGCAGGTGCCGCCCCTCGTGCTCGTGCCGCCGTCGGACCTCGACCTCGGCGTCTGGGCCGACTTCCTCTCGGCGCGCGCCGGACGCAGGGTGGAGGTGCGCGTGCCGCGCCGCGGCGACAAGGTCGAGCTCATGGAGATGGCCCAGCGCAACGCCGCCACCGGCCTCGAGGCCGAGATCGCGCTGCTCGAGCGCCGCGGCGAGGCGCCGGGGGTGAGCGAGCTGCAGAAGCTGCTCGCGCTGGAGAGCCCGCCGTGGCGCATCGAGGGGTTCGACATCTCGAACCTCATGGGCGAGCACACGGTGGCGAGCATCGTGACGTTCGAGGGCGGGCGCGCCAAGCGCAGCGACTACCGCCGGCTCCGCATCCGCAACCCGCAGCGCTCCGACGACTACTACGCCATGCACCAGGCCGTGAAGAGGCGCTTCACGGGCTCCCTGGCCGACAAGATGCCAACGCCCGACCTCCTCCTGATCGACGGCGGCAAGGGCCAGATGAGCGCGGCCAGGCGCGCGCTGCAGGAGGCCGGCCTGCAGGTGCCGCTGGTGGGCCTCGCCAAGAAGCAGGAGACGCTGATCCTCGAGGACGGCGAGGAGCTGCTCGTGCCGCTGGCGCACCCGGCGCTGAGGCTCCTCATCAACGTCCGCGACGAGGCGCACCGCGTGGCCGTGGGCTACAACAGGCAGCGCCGCGGCAGGGCGCTCACGAGGAGCGTGCTCGACGACGTGCCGGGCATCGGCCCCAAGCGCCGCGACGCGCTGCTCGCGCACTTCTCCAGCGTCGACGAGCTGCGCTCCGCCGACGTGGGCACCCTCGCCGCGATCCCCGGCGTCGGCCAGGCGGCGGCCAAGGCCGTGAAGGACTACTTCGCGAGCGAGGAGAGCCGGCAGCGGGCCTAG
- a CDS encoding FAD-binding oxidoreductase, whose product MIGESSVTRTLGLLERNVRGGVIVPDSADYDDVRALMLAGRDARPLALVRPVDAEDVASAVTVLAGEGVPFAVRGGGHHPTGAAGGDGVFVIDTRGMKGIDIDAAGRTATAQAGVTAGEYTAASAERGLATGFGDTPTVGIAGLTLGGGLGFLSRAQGLTVDSLLGAEVVTADGRVLWADADSEPDLFWALRGGGPGFGVVTRLRYALRELAGGYGGVLIQPASPEVVHGVVKAALEAPDELTVIVQVMVAPPMPFLPAEVHGKPIAIVRGFHLGDEAAGKAAFAPLRAAAAPLVDAVRPLRYAEMLEEPPAPPITMRFATGFRDSWDPAAAEAVMALATEPAMGMRGVQLRPMGGAIARVEDGATAFAHRRRRLALWLMSGYMRPDGGPAALDWLQRAHQALAEGPAQFVSFADDGFRVEDAYPGGTWERLRAVKRAYDPGDLFRSVLSVTPA is encoded by the coding sequence ATGATCGGAGAAAGCAGCGTGACCCGCACGCTCGGGCTGCTGGAGAGGAACGTGCGCGGCGGCGTGATCGTGCCCGACTCGGCCGACTACGACGACGTGAGGGCGCTGATGCTGGCCGGGCGCGACGCCAGGCCGCTGGCCCTGGTGCGGCCCGTAGACGCCGAGGACGTCGCGAGCGCCGTGACCGTGCTGGCGGGCGAGGGCGTGCCGTTCGCGGTGCGCGGCGGCGGACACCACCCCACGGGCGCGGCCGGCGGCGACGGCGTCTTCGTGATCGACACGCGCGGCATGAAGGGCATCGACATCGACGCGGCCGGGCGCACCGCCACCGCGCAGGCCGGCGTGACGGCGGGCGAGTACACGGCGGCGTCGGCGGAGCGCGGGCTGGCGACGGGCTTCGGCGACACGCCCACGGTGGGCATCGCGGGGCTGACGCTGGGGGGCGGCCTCGGCTTCCTCAGCCGCGCCCAGGGCCTCACCGTCGACAGCCTCCTCGGCGCCGAGGTCGTCACGGCCGACGGGCGCGTCCTGTGGGCCGACGCCGACTCGGAGCCCGACCTGTTCTGGGCGCTGCGGGGCGGCGGACCCGGCTTCGGCGTCGTGACCCGTCTGCGCTACGCCCTGCGCGAGTTGGCGGGCGGCTACGGCGGCGTGCTCATCCAGCCGGCCTCCCCCGAGGTCGTGCACGGGGTCGTGAAGGCCGCCCTGGAGGCCCCCGACGAGCTCACCGTCATCGTCCAGGTCATGGTCGCCCCGCCCATGCCGTTCCTGCCGGCCGAGGTGCACGGCAAGCCCATAGCGATAGTGCGCGGCTTCCACCTGGGCGACGAGGCCGCCGGGAAGGCCGCCTTCGCGCCGCTGCGGGCCGCGGCCGCCCCGCTCGTCGACGCCGTACGCCCCCTGCGCTACGCCGAGATGCTCGAGGAGCCGCCGGCGCCGCCCATCACCATGCGCTTCGCCACGGGCTTCAGGGACTCGTGGGACCCGGCGGCCGCCGAGGCCGTCATGGCCCTCGCGACCGAGCCGGCGATGGGCATGAGGGGCGTGCAGCTCAGGCCCATGGGCGGCGCCATCGCCCGCGTGGAGGACGGGGCCACGGCCTTCGCCCACAGGCGGCGGAGGCTGGCGCTGTGGCTGATGTCCGGCTACATGCGGCCCGACGGCGGTCCGGCGGCGCTCGACTGGCTGCAGCGCGCGCACCAGGCCCTGGCAGAGGGACCGGCGCAGTTCGTGAGCTTCGCCGACGACGGCTTCAGGGTCGAGGACGCCTACCCCGGCGGGACGTGGGAGCGCCTGCGCGCGGTGAAGCGCGCCTACGACCCGGGCGACCTGTTCCGCTCGGTCCTCAGCGTGACGCCGGCCTGA